The Halomonas sp. KG2 genome segment GCCCGCTGGCAACTCAACGTTCTCAGCACGTAGAGCATCCTCAATATCACCGACGGTTAGCCCCCGTGCGGCGATTGCATTGCGGTCTAGCCAAACTCGCATCGCGTAGTCACGTCCACCACCCACGCGCACCCTTGCAACGCCGGGTTGTACCGAAAGGCTGTCCACCAGAAAGCGATTGGCATAATCGGTCAGTTCGGTAATGGAGTAATCCGCACCAGAGAGGCTTAGCCACACGACAATCGTCTCACTACTGTCGGCTTTAGTGACCTCAGGATTATCGGCATCATCTGGAAGGTTGCGCAGTGCTCCTGAAATACGATCGCGGATATCGTTGGCGGCAGCATTGATATCCATGGTGATGGCGAACTCGATTTCCACTCGCGAACGACCATCCTCGCTTTGCGAGGTAATTAACTCAATGCCTTCCACGCCGGCGATACGGTCTTCGAGCACTTGGGTAATGCGTGTCTCTACAACGCTTGCTGATGCGCCAGGATAGCGGGTATCAATACTAACGATAGGCGGATCAACCGTTGGGTATTCTTGTAGGGGCAGCCGGTTGAGTGCCAGTAAACCAAACGCGATAATCAGCGTAGCAATCACCATCGCCAGCACGGGCCGCTGAACTGAGATGTCGGATAAACGCATTAGCGATCAGCCTCCAGTAGCGTGCGAATATCCGTTTCTTCATCAGCGATACCTAGCAGCCTGACTTGCTGGCCATCTCGTGCGAGTTGTAATCCGTGAATCACGATTAGGTCGCCTGCATTGATACCCTCCAGCACCTCTACTTCACCACTTCGTCGTTCGCCAATGATGACTTCTCGCCGCTCTAATCGAGAGGTGTCGTCCTGTTGGTTGATCAGCATCGCAAAGTGGCGGTTGCCACTGGGTTCGATCGCTGCTTCAGGAAGTACCAGGGTGTTGCGAACTCGCTGTTGAACCACGACCTCCATTAACATCCCAGGCCGTAGACGAAGCCCAGGGTTTACCATTTCAGCGCGAACGTTAACACTGCGGGTGATGGGGTCAATGCGGGTGCCAATGCTAGAGATCTCACCGCTGAAGACCTCGTCTGGGAATGCCGCTGTAGTAGCACTAAGCTTTAGGCCGTTGGATAAACGCCCTAAAAATACTTCAGGTACGGTAAAGTCGAGCTTCATGACATCTAGCTTATCAAGCGTAACAAGCTCCATGCCGGGTGTTACTAATGCACCGATACTGACGTTACGAAAGCCAACCCGCCCGCTAAAAGGGGCATGTAAGCGATAATTTGACAACCTGGCCTCTAACGCTTGTGCGTCGGCTTGTGATTGGCGTAAACGAGCCTGGGTGTCTTCTACGTCTGCACGCGGAGCGAGGTTGCGTTGTTGCAACTGGGTGGCTCGGCCTAGCGCATTGCGACGTTCATCATTGAGGGCTTGCGCAGCCCTTAGCTGAGCCTGTTCTTCAGCATCTTCTAAACGAATTAATAGCCTTCCGCGCTCTACTTGTTCGCCATCTTCAAAATTGATCTCGGCAATCGTATCGGTCACCGTGGCAGAAAGTGTCACGCTTTCATCTGCACTCAGTGTCCCTAATGCTTCAAGCGGATCAGACCAAGTCGTTATGGCGGCGTAGTGCCCAATAACTGGAGGGGGCGACTGTGCCAACAGCGGACTAGCCCATATCAGGGTAAACAACCAGAAGAGAAAGATACGTTTACAAACAAGCATGAGCGTCTCAGTGTTATCAAAATGCCTAGTAATACCACTTAGGGGATCACCGTGTTAGAGGGTGAAGTGTCTACAGTGATATTTTGTTAAAAAGATATACGTTATTTGTACGTTATATTTTTAATGTACAGTAATTTTGAGCTATTTACCTGTTAAAATGCCTCTCATTTTTTCATCCTGGGAGCCTAATTTTATGGTCTACGACGTCGTCGTCATTGGTGCAGGAGCCGCTGGTTTAATGTGTGCGGCTCAAGCGGGTTACGCGGGGCGTCGTGTACTGTTAGTGGACCATGCCAACAAGGCGGGCAAGAAAATATTGATGTCGGGAGGAGGACGCTGCAATTTTACCAATCTTGCGACTACGCCTCAGAATTTTTACTCGGAAAATCCGTATTTTTGCATTTCTGCGTTAAAGCGTTACCGTCCTGAGCATTTTGTGTCGTTGATAGAACGGCATGGTGTTGAGTATGTGGAAAAAGCCCCAGGCCAGCTCTTTTGTGCGAGCTCCGCTAAAGATATTGTTAGCGTCTTACTCACCGAGTGTGAATGGGCCGGCGTCGAGGTGTCGCTCAGCACGTCAATTTCTAGGCTGGAGCGAATGGGGGATAGCATGCGCTTAGCCACGTCGTTGGGAAGCATAGACGCAGGTACGGTAGTGATTGCGACGGGAGGACTTTCGATACCCACGATGGGAGCGACAGGGTTTGGTTATGATATTGCCCGTCAGTTTGGCTTAGATGTTCTGCCTACCCGCCCAGGCTTGGTGCCGTTTACCTTGAGCGATAGTTGGAAAGAGCGCGCAGCAGCACTTTCTGGGGTCAGTGTGCCATGCGAGGTTGGCTGCAATGGGAGGCGTTTTAAAGAGCCAATGCTATTTACTCATCGTGGCCTGTCAGGCCCATCGATGCTGCAAATTTCCAGCGTTTGGCAACCTGGCGACACGATCACTATTAATTTACTACCAAGTGAACAGGCTGCTGACGTGTTACGTCATGCACGTCATGCGACCCCTAAGCGTCAGCTGTCCACTTGGCTGGGAGAGCGTTTTCCAAAGCGCTTTGCCCAAGCGTTGCTAGAGTGGTACCCAGACGTCAATCTTACCAGCCCTCTGGCTGAGTACAGTAATGATGCGCTTGATCACTGGGCTCAGCGGCTAAACCAGTGGCAGTTAAAACCGTCAGGTACAGAAGGGTGGCGAACAGCTGAGGTAACGATGGGCGGGGTAAGTACGGAAGCGATTTCATCAAAAACATTTGCAGTGAAAGACCTACCGCAGCTTAGGCTTATCGGTGAAGTGCTAGATGTGACGGGGGAATTGGGGGGGTACAACTTTCAGTGGGCTTGGGCAAGTGGTGTTGCTTGCGGGCAGGCATGCTGATGAGTGTAAAGAACTGGGCCGTAAACACGTAGAGCATTCAAAATTAGCGTTTATAAAAAAATGGCCCAGTGTCGTTCTCAGAAAATATCGCTAGTAACTTGCTAACTAGCCACTTTTGCTAGCAGCTTCAGCTTTCGTATCAACATGTAGCTAGCCAGTGCTTTTCTGCCAACCGCCATTGCGCCACCTGGATGGCGCAAAATACGCAAAGCAGCGACGCCACCAATTACATACAAAGGTATTTTAAGGCTGCGCCAATTCTTGTCTAGCGGTGAGGCTGCCTTAGTAAGCGTATCGCTATCAACCAATATATCGATACGCTGTTGCTCTAGCTCCGCTAACAAGGCGGCTTTGCGTTCGGCTCGACTGGGAGGCTTATTGACGGTGTTGGGTTGAGTCATCCTCATTCACCTCCAACAAGGCTCGGTCAGCGGAGAGTTGTTTAAGCGTTTCTTTTAACAGCGTATGTTGCTTGGCTTGCCGAATAGCAATAACCGCTAGTAAAAAACTTAAGGCAATAAGAACGCCTGCACTCACGCCAATCGCAGTAAGCCGATAAGTGTCCCAAAACAGTACTACTATCAATGCGGTAAGTGTCGCGACGCCTAACAACAGCAACAAAAGGCTAGCCCCTGCTAACAAAAGCAGGGTCAATAAACGAGCGCGCTCCTCTTCTAATTCTAAAACCGCCAAACGAAGTCGAGTCTCACCATTAGCGATTAATGATTTCAGCAGACGTTTGGCGGCAGAGAAGACGCGTTGTGTTGGCCCTAAAGCCATTAGCGACGACCGAGAAGCATACCCACCACTAGACCAGCAGCGGCACCAATACCAATACTAGCCCAGGGGTTTTCGTGCACGTAACGATCGCAGCAATCAACTTGCTGAGACAGCGTTTCACGCGTGTCTTCGTAAAGTCGTTCGCCGCGAGCTTCTAAGCGCGCTCGGGTGTCTTTCAGTCGTTTTTCTGCGCGTTCACGAAGGTCGCGCATCTCGCCACTTGCATCTTTTGACGTGGCATTCATTAACTCTTCGACGGTTTCACTCAGGTGGCGGAGATCTTCCTTCAACTGGTCAGCACGAGCAGAGGTATCAGTATTACGTTTAGCCATGATGTCATCCTTTGACGAGTGAATATGAATAAGTGTCAACTCCAGCATAGCAGCCGTTAATCATAAGACAACCTTAGGCGCTATCGGTTCAGCCCTGACGTACTGAACAGAGGGTTTAAGCTAAAGCCGATGCTGAGACGATGCACGCGATTGTTGTAGTCAATCATGCTCTCTCCGTAGCCGTAGTAGTACTGAAGATGGGCACGCACATTGTTAAATGCAGGCCAGCTGTAGTCTATTTGAGTGCCATAGTTACCCGCGCTTGGGTTGCCACGCAGCTGCCCCGCGACCTCGTGGTTGCCATTGAGTCGTTTTGCCAGGCGGATATCGCCATAACCGACAAAGCGTTCTATGTCTGGGTTGTCATCGTCGCCGCTGGACTCAGGTACGCGCCAATGAGGAGCGAGTGACAGTGCCCAGTCACCGCGTTGGAACGTGCTTTCCAGATAAACTCTGTTCCAACTGCGTGAAAGCGGGTCTGAACGGCCGTTAGACTGATGAATGAAGGAGAGGCGATTGCGCGTATTTACCCAGCCTAATGCGCTCCAGGCGTTATCAAAATCAATAAAAATTTCAGGTTCATAGTTAGTTTCCCGGAAGGGGGAAGAAGCATCGGTATTATAGGCCTGCCACCAGCTGCGCTGGGTGTAGGCAAAATAGACATCGCCAATGTCGCCAAACACATCCTCTGCGAGGTTGAATTTAGCGCTAAACTGAAATTTCACTTCGACGTCGTTAGGTGGAGAGTCTGCGGAAATGCTACGAAAGTTTTCGCTGTTCTGGTTGGTGCTATAGCTAATTGGGAAAAGATAATTAGTTCGGTGAGTCGTAATCGCAAACGGATTGCGTGACGACTCGTGCTCGAATTGGCGGCGTTCACTGAGATCCTCAAGCGCCATCTCTTCTGGGAGCAGTTTTGAGGGGGGCGTTGACTCACTTTCTGTAGGATCTTCAACCTGTTGCAGCTGTTGACGCAACTGATAAAGTTCAGTGCTGAGTGCGCGTATACGAGCCTCAATTTCCTCACGTGTCTCTGCAAAGGCGCTTTCAGTGCCTAACAAGACAATTAAACTAGCTAGCAACAGTTTTCGAATGACCATCAAAATGGCTCGCAAATAAATAAAAGGCAGTTATCAGAGTCTCTTCTATACACGCTCATCGCGTAAGTCAACTCCTCCCGTTCGTCAAACGCGCTAGATTGCGTAAGAAGCCAGAACGGCTGACAATAGCAGTCTTCCTGATTGGAGTAGTATCCATGTCGATGAGGCATATCTAACGTGGTCAAAAATGCACTGAAGGCACTCCTCAAGCTCTGCTTTATTTATCTATTGTTTACGACTGCTGGTGCCGTATACGCGCAGGCTGCGTTGCTTGATCAGGTCCCTTCTGAGGAGCAGCTATCTGAGCGATTAGCCGAGCTTGAGTCGCAAGAAAGCGAGCTAACCACCGAGCAAACTCAGGTCAAAGAAGCGTTGACGGCTGCGCTACAAGGCTATGAGCGCCTGCACGCGGTTGAAGAGCGCATTGAGGCATTAGAGCAACGGGTTGTCCAAGCGCCCGAAATATTGCTTCGTCTAGAGCGTGAGCTGAACGAAGCGGAGGAACAAAGCCGACAGTTGTCGGTGGATAACCTTAGTGATATGCCACTGAATCAGCTGGAAGCGCAGCAAGCAGAGGCTGTCGTGGAGCTTCAGCGGCTTCAAAGCCAATTAGCCGAAGTTAACTCCCAGCTGTTGGCCGCGCAAACACTGCCTGAGCGCGCTCAGCAAGCAATTTCAGATGCGTTACAGCGCACTGAAAGTTTACGCCGTCAGTCTGATGAGCGAGAAGCCTTGCTGGGTGATCGGCAACTATCGGCACGCCACGATGCACAGTTAATTCAGTGGCGCATTGAGCGAGCCCTTGCAGAGCAGGAAGTAAACCTTAACCAGCGTGAACTAAGTGCCAACAGTCGGCTGCGAGAGTTGGCCCAGGAGCGCCGGGAACTCATTGAGCTGCAAATAGACCAGCAGGAGCAGCAGCTTAATTTATTGCAAGGCGTCATTGATCGTCAGCGGCGGCTACAATCTGAGCAGGCAATTGCTGACGCCGCAAAGAATGATCCACTGATCGCTGAAGGGCACCCTGTGGTGCTCAATGCTCAGCAAGCGAACCAAGCACTGAGCCTTGAACTGTTGCGAACAACGGATAGAGCGAATGGCATTATACGTGAGAATATTGAAGCCCAGCGTCAGTTAGATCATGTACGGCAACTTCAGCGTAGCCTGAACGAACAAATTGATGCTATTCGTGGTAGCCAATTGTTGTCGCGTATTCTTCGAGAGCAGCGCCAGTCGTTACCGTTAGTCGCGCCAAGGCGTGATTTACAAGATGAAATTGCTGATTTGCGTCTCAAACAGTTTGATTTGATTCGGCAGCGTGATCAGTTGCGCCAAAGCGATCGCTTAGCGACCCAGCGCTTGCAGGAAGCAGGGGTTGACGTCACGCCTGGATTGGTGGACTCCCTAACACGCCTTTATCAGTCGCGTCGTGAATTGGTAGAGCAGCTTGAGCAATCTTACGGAAGCCTGCTGAGTGCCGCTATTGAACTTCAACTTAATCAACAACAGCTATTAGAGACGACGCGCGATTTACGGGCGACCATTGATGAACAGCTATTCTGGGTAGCTAATAGCCGTCCTCTAGATTTCAATTGGTTACGACAAATTCCCCACAACCTTCAACTGGAGTGGCGAGAAGGTGAGTGGCGGGCGGTTTTGCCCTCCCAGTGGGAAGGTTTTTCTTGGAAAATGCTGATTGGCACGCCGTTTATTTTGCTTGGCGTGGTTCTGGTTGGGCTGCGTCGGCGAATTAAAGCACGGCTTGCGCTCATTCACTCACAAATTGGTCGACTGAAAAGTGATACTCAGCTGCATACCACCAAGGCGGTGTTGCTAAACGCTCTTCTTGCGTTGCCAGGGCCGTTGGGGTTGGCAGGTATTGGCATAGGCCTAAGTGAGGCTGAAGGCGCACTGGCAAGTAGTGTTTCGCCAGCGCTGCTGCAACTGGCGCTTAGCTGGGCTGTCGTGGCTTGGGGCCGTCGGCTCCTCGTTCATGATGGGGTTGCTGAGCGCCATTTCACCTGGGCACCTGCTTATACAGCGCGGTTGCGTAAGCTGCTGGGTGGTTTCGGACTGGCGTTAGCGCCCGTGGTTGTTATTGCCGCGCTCTCTGGGCAAATGGAAACACCGCTGGCGTTGCGCCCAGTGGCGATAGGGCTGTTTGCCGCGGGCCTGGTGGCAATGAGCTGGTGGTTGGCACTATTAATCCTGGCCCATGTGCCATTTTTCGGAGTGCGACTCTTCCGGTTGGTGTTAGGTCTAGCGATGGCTTCAGTACCGCTAGTACTCCTTGGACTTGTGGTGTGGGGATATGAGTATACGGCGTTGCAGCTGGTTGCTCGCTTTGCAATCACCCTTTACCTGTTGGGCTTGTGGGTCGTCGTTGAGGCTACTGTCGTACGTAGTTTAGCCGTTGCAGCACGGCGGCTAGCTTACCGGCGTGCGCTCGCCAGGCGTCGTGCTCAAGTACAAGAGGGCGCAGAAGGTGGGCTGGAGGTCGTTGAAGAGCCACCTTTGGATATGGAGAAAATTAACTCTCAGTCGTTACGCCTATCAAAGTTGATTTTGTTGATTGGCTTCAGTGCCCTGTTGTATCTGGTGTGGTCAGACCTGCTGGCGGTGCTGAGTTATTTAGACCAAGTGTCAATATGGGATGCACAAGAGGGGGACTTGGTCGGAGACGCACTATCGATTTCCGATGTGTTTACCTCGCTACTTGTGATTGCCATCACGTTTATTATGGCGCGTAACTTGCCTGGCTTGTTGGAAGTAATGGTGCTTTCACGCTTGTCCTTAAAGCAGGGTAGTGCTTATGCCATTAGCTCGCTGCTTTCTTATACCATTGTTGGTACTGGCGTAGTGATGGCATTGGCCACGCTGGGCGTTTCTTGGAATAAATTGCAGTGGCTGGTGGCGGCGCTGAGCGTGGGCTTAGGCTTTGGTCTTCAGGAAATATTTGCCAACTTTATTTCTGGTTTGATCATTCTGTTTGAGCGCCCAATTCGCATTGGTGACACCATCACGCTGGGTAATCTTCATGGCACGGTCAGTCGGATTCGCATCCGAGCGACTACCGTGACCGACTTTGACCGAAAAGAAATTATCATTCCGAACAAAACGTTTGTGACGGATCAGCTCATCAATTGGTCACTTTCGGATAACGTGACCCGCGTGGTGCTGACTTACGGTGTTGCTCATGGGTCTGATCTGCCTTTAGTGCATACATTGCTGCGCCAGGCTGCCGACGAAAATGAACGAGTGTTAGAAGACCCAGAACCTCAGGTTTTCTGCCTGAACTACGGGCCGCACAGCCTAAATTTTGAGCTGCGCATTTTCGTTAACGATTTGCTTGACCGCTTGTTTGCTGCTGACGAAGTTAACTGCCGGATCGACGAGCTGTTCCGTGAAGCGGGCGTTAGGGTGGCCTTCGAGCAGATGGACGTGTGGCTGCACCGCGACCGAGGCGAGTCAGTTAAAGTGCAGTCAGCTAACCGGCTGCCTCCTGATAACCTAAGCTAATGACTAGGTTAGCATCGAGGGGCTTGTGTTTAAGTACTGGTTTTTAAACGCTTGGTTCTTCATGTTTGGTGGCGAACAGTAAAAACTCCCGATTACCGTCACCACCGGTAATCGGACTTTCCTGCCAGTGGCTAATGACTAGGCCACACTCTGTGCAAGCATCGCGTATCTTTTGTTCTACCTCTGTATAGCGGCTAGCGTTACGCACAATGCCACGCTTATCCAGTGCGCCTGGTGCTAACTCAAACTGTGGCTTTACTAATGAGAGTAGTTGCCCCCCAATGGGAAGAAGGGCGGCGATCTCAGGCAAAATCAGGGTTTGCGAGATGAACGAAACGTCCATCACGGCTATATCGATAGGGTGTTTAGCCACGGCGTGTTGAAGGGCTGTCGATGATGCCATGTGACGAGCATTTAAGCCTTCAAGACACGTGACTCTCGGGTCATCACGTAAGCACTCGGCTAACTGGGTATGCCCGACTTCAACACCGATAACATGTCGGGCGCCAAATTGAAGTGAGCAATCGGTAAAACCTCCCGTTGATTGGCCAACGTCTAACACGATGCACCCTTCCAGGCGCATGTTTAGAGCGTTAAGAACGCCCTCTAATTTTAATCCTGCACGGGAAACGTAACGTTCCTCAGGGTCTTCATCAATATGAAGTGGAGTATCCAGCGGCCATTTTTCGGATGGTTTTACGAGTGGCGTGCCATCTTGAAGAAACACGCGACCGTTGCGAATTAATCGCTGCGCGCGTGTACGTGAACTGGCCAGCCCTTGGCTGACCAATAATTGGTCTAATCGTGTTAGTTGAGTCATTGTCGTCAATATGGCGGTTATTAAACGCTACTAGCGAGTCTCGCTACGGAGTATGTGGCCCTTTGTCTGCCTGCAGTTCGGTGGGGGATAAGCGGCTAGCTCCCCAGCTGCGATGCAGATAGCCTTTTACAGATTCAAGTTCTTCTTCCGTTACTGTGGCTAACTCGCCACGCTCCAACGGATCAAAGTGGTAAATATATAATCGAGACGTGAACTGTGCGAAGGGGAGCGAGGCTTCGCCAAAGCGTTCTCCGTTACCTGAGGTGCTAACTTTAACGCCGTCTCCCCAATCTTGGCCGCTGTCGTTATTGGGGTTGTAAAAATAGATCCTCATCACATCGTTGGGATCTAACGAAGCGCGCAAAATGGTAATTGCATGCCAACCAATAAACCGGGCAGCACTGTCAGTGACGGCAATGCCAGCAGGCTGAGGATGAATTAGCGGTTGGTTGCCATTGTAGTAAGGGTGATAGCTGGCGTAGAAGTGACGAATAAAACTATCTACGCCGCTAAGTTGGCCGGAGGCAACATCAACGTTGATGCTAAAGCCCCGACCTGACCACCATCCGTGAAATTCTGGGTTAACCCAGCGGTGGGGATCGCCTTCGCGGCCAATGCAGCGCCTGCCCATCTCAGCGTAAATACGGTCAAGATGGGGGACAACGATCAACGAGGCTGGGTCGAGGTCCATCGGAAGCTCGGAGGCAACGCCTGAGGCGCTCTCCATTGAAGAGATTGGCTGACCCTCGAAATGCATAATGATTTCATCATCACGCGCAGCCCAAGCCACCATTTGCAGTAGATAGTCAGGGTCGTTATAAGCCCACATAGAAAGCGCTCTCGCTGACTGGCAGGTAGGGTTGTTGCCCTGTCCTACACCCAGCGGCAGTCCTAACATGCAAAGCACACCTTCAATTAAACGTGCGCGGGGTGATGCATCTTCACCATAAGCAAGGTTCAAGCGTGCTTCTGACCACTCTGAAAGCTTTAGATTTAGCTGCCGCCACATCGCTGGGGCAACCGGGGGTTGATAGAGAATGCCCCGCTCCAGTAGCAGTGCCAAGCCATACACCGCTTGGGCTGTGGCGGGATAAACACCACCGCGAATCAGTGCATGCACTAGCTCGCGATAGCAGAGTAGGCAGTCGCGCCCCGTCGACGAGAGACCCAGTGCCTCTGATAGAAGGTGGTCGCCCTCTTCGAGTAAATAGCGCATCAGTATCGTGTGATAGGGCGACACCAGCCCTGTGTCATGCATTGCACGGGCGAAGCCTGTGGATTCCGCTTGCAAAGCCGCGTTATCCATACGCTCCAGTCGTTCACGGTATAGCTCAACGCCGGGGTCTTCTCGACAAGCTTGGGTCGGTCCGAAAAGTGAACTAACCAGCCTGTCTGCCCCTTGACCACTTGCTCCCAAATCAATTGCTGGATTAACTTGGCACAGCGCAATTTGGGTGATCATCTGTTTTATGGCATCAACTTGAATAGGGCGCTGTTTTAAAATGCGCCATATTTCATCAATTAGCTGATCAATAACGTGTTCGTAGCCAATTCGGTCGGCTAGGTGTTGAAACAGTTGCCGGGGAATAGTTGCTAATCGACCCTGGGTTTCCCGCTCGGCTTCGCTAGGTGCGTTAAATAACAGCCACAGATTGATGGCCATTACTTGGGTTAAATAGTGGTGTGCATGCTCTTGGGATACCAGAGCATGTAAGTAATCACCTTTGGCGACTGCTAAAAGTCGCAGTTCACTCAGTGCCTCAATAACGACCACATTGGCGTCAGGGCTTTTCAGAGAGAACGTAGTGAGAGTAGGTACTAGGAACTGTGGGGTTTCCCAGTCTGAACCTGCAAACACACCGGCGGATTCAAAATCCGCCGCGCGTGCTTCGAGGGCAGCGCAGCCACCCTCCTGCATCAAGATTCGGCGCGCAGTATCCATTACGCGGGGCAGTTTCGCCGGTTTAGAAAAAGCAGGCGCCTGCGAAAGCAGGCGCACCGCATCATCAAATTTGCTCAGCAATCCATTGAGCTTGCCATCTTCAGTTGAAGATGCCTCTTGATTGATCGTCACATTGACTCCTTATCCCAGCCGAGGCAGGGATTATACATAGAAGTCGAGGTCTTCTTGGCGTTTAAGCAGATCACGCAGTGTATGTGCGTCTTCGCCTTTAAAGTAGACCAAGCCCCAGTGGGTACCAAACGCCGTACGTTTAGTGACGGTTTCTTCAACCGGTGATGTCAGCTCGTGGGATTCAAAATAGGGGTGATCCTCTGTTTCTTCAGGAATCTCCAGGCGGCTAACAACCCGGCGGCGGGGATAAACGCCAAAGCAGCCCGCGAACCCATCTGCGTCCACTACTTCTTTGGGAAAGAAAGCAGCGACTTCTTCTTTTGTGCTTTTAGGATCGAATACCAGCATTGATGCCTGATAGGCGTTAAATCCATAAACCCGCTCAAGAAGTTCGAAGACTTTAAAGCCGGGTGGGCGATAAGCGACTTCGCCAAAGTACATTTCCCCGTCGCTGGTGACAAAGTACTCGGGATGAATAAGACCGAATTCAATATCAAACGCTTTGATCAGCTTTTCGATTTGTGCCGTAATCTGTTCGCGGTATTTTTCAAGCTCTGGAGACGCGGGCACAAATACTGAGTAGCCAAGTGTGACGTACTCTGAAATATTCAGGAAAGCGATCTTGCCATCGTGAATCCACGCTTCTACGGCGAATTCCCAGCCGTCTAAGTGAGATTCCATCAGCACAGGGAACTCTTCGTCCGGAATAGTATCGACTTCATCCGGTGTGCGAATAACGCGGTGGCCAAGACAGCCAGCCTTATCGAACGCCTTCAGGTGGATAGGGTCGTTGGGGTCGCCATCCAGCTTGAGTAGCGTCTGATTAACGCGTTTAAGAAAGCGTACTACGTCATCTTTATCGTGGGCTTCTTCGAAAATACCCACGCGAATGCCGCCAAGTTGGGCGCGGCGCTTCATCAATGCTTTGTCGCGAAGCAACAGTGATTGACCGTAAATACGTGGATTGTCGAGTAGCACAGAATTAATAGCGCCAGCCCACTCAACGGTTTCCTCATAAAGCGGGATAGCGACGTCGAC includes the following:
- a CDS encoding efflux RND transporter periplasmic adaptor subunit, which encodes MLVCKRIFLFWLFTLIWASPLLAQSPPPVIGHYAAITTWSDPLEALGTLSADESVTLSATVTDTIAEINFEDGEQVERGRLLIRLEDAEEQAQLRAAQALNDERRNALGRATQLQQRNLAPRADVEDTQARLRQSQADAQALEARLSNYRLHAPFSGRVGFRNVSIGALVTPGMELVTLDKLDVMKLDFTVPEVFLGRLSNGLKLSATTAAFPDEVFSGEISSIGTRIDPITRSVNVRAEMVNPGLRLRPGMLMEVVVQQRVRNTLVLPEAAIEPSGNRHFAMLINQQDDTSRLERREVIIGERRSGEVEVLEGINAGDLIVIHGLQLARDGQQVRLLGIADEETDIRTLLEADR
- a CDS encoding NAD(P)/FAD-dependent oxidoreductase, translating into MVYDVVVIGAGAAGLMCAAQAGYAGRRVLLVDHANKAGKKILMSGGGRCNFTNLATTPQNFYSENPYFCISALKRYRPEHFVSLIERHGVEYVEKAPGQLFCASSAKDIVSVLLTECEWAGVEVSLSTSISRLERMGDSMRLATSLGSIDAGTVVIATGGLSIPTMGATGFGYDIARQFGLDVLPTRPGLVPFTLSDSWKERAAALSGVSVPCEVGCNGRRFKEPMLFTHRGLSGPSMLQISSVWQPGDTITINLLPSEQAADVLRHARHATPKRQLSTWLGERFPKRFAQALLEWYPDVNLTSPLAEYSNDALDHWAQRLNQWQLKPSGTEGWRTAEVTMGGVSTEAISSKTFAVKDLPQLRLIGEVLDVTGELGGYNFQWAWASGVACGQAC
- a CDS encoding YqjK-like family protein, coding for MTQPNTVNKPPSRAERKAALLAELEQQRIDILVDSDTLTKAASPLDKNWRSLKIPLYVIGGVAALRILRHPGGAMAVGRKALASYMLIRKLKLLAKVAS
- a CDS encoding phage holin family protein, with product MALGPTQRVFSAAKRLLKSLIANGETRLRLAVLELEEERARLLTLLLLAGASLLLLLLGVATLTALIVVLFWDTYRLTAIGVSAGVLIALSFLLAVIAIRQAKQHTLLKETLKQLSADRALLEVNEDDSTQHRQ
- a CDS encoding DUF883 family protein, whose amino-acid sequence is MAKRNTDTSARADQLKEDLRHLSETVEELMNATSKDASGEMRDLRERAEKRLKDTRARLEARGERLYEDTRETLSQQVDCCDRYVHENPWASIGIGAAAGLVVGMLLGRR
- a CDS encoding phospholipase A; its protein translation is MVIRKLLLASLIVLLGTESAFAETREEIEARIRALSTELYQLRQQLQQVEDPTESESTPPSKLLPEEMALEDLSERRQFEHESSRNPFAITTHRTNYLFPISYSTNQNSENFRSISADSPPNDVEVKFQFSAKFNLAEDVFGDIGDVYFAYTQRSWWQAYNTDASSPFRETNYEPEIFIDFDNAWSALGWVNTRNRLSFIHQSNGRSDPLSRSWNRVYLESTFQRGDWALSLAPHWRVPESSGDDDNPDIERFVGYGDIRLAKRLNGNHEVAGQLRGNPSAGNYGTQIDYSWPAFNNVRAHLQYYYGYGESMIDYNNRVHRLSIGFSLNPLFSTSGLNR
- the mscK gene encoding mechanosensitive channel MscK, whose protein sequence is MVKNALKALLKLCFIYLLFTTAGAVYAQAALLDQVPSEEQLSERLAELESQESELTTEQTQVKEALTAALQGYERLHAVEERIEALEQRVVQAPEILLRLERELNEAEEQSRQLSVDNLSDMPLNQLEAQQAEAVVELQRLQSQLAEVNSQLLAAQTLPERAQQAISDALQRTESLRRQSDEREALLGDRQLSARHDAQLIQWRIERALAEQEVNLNQRELSANSRLRELAQERRELIELQIDQQEQQLNLLQGVIDRQRRLQSEQAIADAAKNDPLIAEGHPVVLNAQQANQALSLELLRTTDRANGIIRENIEAQRQLDHVRQLQRSLNEQIDAIRGSQLLSRILREQRQSLPLVAPRRDLQDEIADLRLKQFDLIRQRDQLRQSDRLATQRLQEAGVDVTPGLVDSLTRLYQSRRELVEQLEQSYGSLLSAAIELQLNQQQLLETTRDLRATIDEQLFWVANSRPLDFNWLRQIPHNLQLEWREGEWRAVLPSQWEGFSWKMLIGTPFILLGVVLVGLRRRIKARLALIHSQIGRLKSDTQLHTTKAVLLNALLALPGPLGLAGIGIGLSEAEGALASSVSPALLQLALSWAVVAWGRRLLVHDGVAERHFTWAPAYTARLRKLLGGFGLALAPVVVIAALSGQMETPLALRPVAIGLFAAGLVAMSWWLALLILAHVPFFGVRLFRLVLGLAMASVPLVLLGLVVWGYEYTALQLVARFAITLYLLGLWVVVEATVVRSLAVAARRLAYRRALARRRAQVQEGAEGGLEVVEEPPLDMEKINSQSLRLSKLILLIGFSALLYLVWSDLLAVLSYLDQVSIWDAQEGDLVGDALSISDVFTSLLVIAITFIMARNLPGLLEVMVLSRLSLKQGSAYAISSLLSYTIVGTGVVMALATLGVSWNKLQWLVAALSVGLGFGLQEIFANFISGLIILFERPIRIGDTITLGNLHGTVSRIRIRATTVTDFDRKEIIIPNKTFVTDQLINWSLSDNVTRVVLTYGVAHGSDLPLVHTLLRQAADENERVLEDPEPQVFCLNYGPHSLNFELRIFVNDLLDRLFAADEVNCRIDELFREAGVRVAFEQMDVWLHRDRGESVKVQSANRLPPDNLS
- a CDS encoding TlyA family RNA methyltransferase, which codes for MTQLTRLDQLLVSQGLASSRTRAQRLIRNGRVFLQDGTPLVKPSEKWPLDTPLHIDEDPEERYVSRAGLKLEGVLNALNMRLEGCIVLDVGQSTGGFTDCSLQFGARHVIGVEVGHTQLAECLRDDPRVTCLEGLNARHMASSTALQHAVAKHPIDIAVMDVSFISQTLILPEIAALLPIGGQLLSLVKPQFELAPGALDKRGIVRNASRYTEVEQKIRDACTECGLVISHWQESPITGGDGNREFLLFATKHEEPSV